The window CACCGGCACGCACCGCCGCGTCGATCGCCGTGACGACCGGTCCGGCCGGGTCGACGTCCATTTCCGCCACCCACACCGGCAGCACGTCAGCCGGGTAGAGCCGCCACTTGATGCTGGTCCGCTGCCGGGCCCGGTCCAGCGGCACCCACGGCCCCTGCGGTGGTGTCGTCACCGTCGCCTCCGATCCAGGACGTTCGTTCACCCTGATCCGCTCGCGGTCGGCTCGACCGCCTTCAGCAGTTCATACATTCCCGACGAGGGGTTGTCGTTGGGGAACGTCGCCTGATTCCGGTCGTGCCGCCGCCCGAGCAGTGCGGCGCGTCGTGCCGCCGCCTGCCGTTGCTGCAGGTAGCGCGTCGGGTCGATCCGCTTGCCGGTACGGCCGTCGAGCTTGCGGCTACGCCGTTCGGCCTCAGCAGTGGTGAGGAACGCCGTCTGGTCCTGAAAGTGCAGGATGAGCCACAGCTCGAAGCACGGGTTGCTGACCGCCAGTCGAATGCCGTGTTTCGCTGCCAGCCGGATGGCCCGGTCGAGGTGCGGATGGTGCTTGGGCCATTCGACGTCGAACACGCACCAGCATTCGTCGACCTCGTCGTCCCCGCTACGTTCTATCGCCCGGTTGACCAGGGTCAGCGGAACCCCTCGCTCCGGGTCGATCTCGATGTTGATCGATGTGCTGTCCCTGATGTGCGGAAGCCGGCGGAGCGCGTTCAGGTAGTCCGGCTCCGACGCCTCGCCTTCGCAGAAGATGACGATCGTCCTGCGCTCGGGGCGGGTCGCAGTCCGCCGTCGCAGGTCCTTGGCCCGCGTCCGTCTCGGTGTCACCGGTCAGCCGATCAGTCCGAGTGCCCGGAGGATCTCGGTGCGGTCGACGTCGGGTAGCGCGCCGAACCGCCCGTGCAGGTACGCCTTTTCGAGGTTCTGCGACCGGCGTACGCGTTCGCCGGCGAACTCGGCGAGCGCGCCGAGGCGGGTCGCGCCGTCAGCTGCCTTTTCGGTCAGCCAGACCTCGTCCCGGTTCAGGTGATTGAGCAGGCTGGTGTCGTGCGACGTGAAGATCAGCTGTGCTCCCGAGGGGTTCGTCGCGGGGTCGGTGAACAGCCGGATGAGCTGCATGGACAGTGTCGGGTGCAGGCTTGCGTCCAGCTCGTCGAACAGCAGCAGGGAACCTGCTTTCAGCGCGGTCAGCACCGGGCCGATGAGCTGGAACCAGGTACGAGTGCCCTCCGACTCGGCACCGAAATCCAAGGGGACCGCTTCGCTTTCCGTGCGATGCACCAACCGGACCCGTCGTCGACGGCCCGGCGGTGTCAGATCCTGATCAGCAGCTGCACCGTCATCGATCAGCACGTCCTCGATGCCGAGGTCGGCCATCCGCAGCAGCGCCAACGCCTGGGCCCGGTCCGGACGCAGGTCCTCGAACCACGCGGGTTGCAGCTGATCGGGGCCGGTCTCCTCGAACCAGTACCTGGTCGAGAGGCTTGCCGCCCGCCTCACGAACGGGCGGCGCCGAGCCATTTGCCCCAGTGTCTGGACGTTCAACAGTGCGTGGGCGGGGCCGGTGACGAGGGGCTCGCGGAACCGTCGGGCAGCTGACAAGGCGAGAGTACGGGCGGTCAGCAGCTCACGGGTGCCCGACAGGTGGCCGAGGCCCCGTTGCAGCGTCAGCTCGTCGCCTTCGCGTTCGAAGATCCGACGCCGCTTGCGCTCCGGATAGTGGAACAGACCTTCGTAGCGGATCGCGTCGGTGTCGAGCTCGACGACGTACTCGAAGCGGACCCCGCCGAGGATCAGCTCTACGGTGAACTCCGACGGGCGTCGCGGACCGTCGCCGAACGCGAACGGCTCGACCGGGATCCCGTCGTCCCAGAACCGCAGCGAGTCGGCGACCGCGTCGCGTAGCCAGCCGAGTGCGGCGACCACGTTCGACTTGCCGGAGGCGTTGGGACCGTAGATGGCGGCGACCGGCAGCAGGCTCTCGTCGATACTGTCGACCCGCTGCACCGCCGGC is drawn from Micromonospora sp. Llam0 and contains these coding sequences:
- a CDS encoding ATP/GTP-binding protein, whose translation is MLIRFEAANFRSILGPVELSMVAVDRDRPAVQRVDSIDESLLPVAAIYGPNASGKSNVVAALGWLRDAVADSLRFWDDGIPVEPFAFGDGPRRPSEFTVELILGGVRFEYVVELDTDAIRYEGLFHYPERKRRRIFEREGDELTLQRGLGHLSGTRELLTARTLALSAARRFREPLVTGPAHALLNVQTLGQMARRRPFVRRAASLSTRYWFEETGPDQLQPAWFEDLRPDRAQALALLRMADLGIEDVLIDDGAAADQDLTPPGRRRRVRLVHRTESEAVPLDFGAESEGTRTWFQLIGPVLTALKAGSLLLFDELDASLHPTLSMQLIRLFTDPATNPSGAQLIFTSHDTSLLNHLNRDEVWLTEKAADGATRLGALAEFAGERVRRSQNLEKAYLHGRFGALPDVDRTEILRALGLIG
- a CDS encoding RloB family protein, with the translated sequence MTPRRTRAKDLRRRTATRPERRTIVIFCEGEASEPDYLNALRRLPHIRDSTSINIEIDPERGVPLTLVNRAIERSGDDEVDECWCVFDVEWPKHHPHLDRAIRLAAKHGIRLAVSNPCFELWLILHFQDQTAFLTTAEAERRSRKLDGRTGKRIDPTRYLQQRQAAARRAALLGRRHDRNQATFPNDNPSSGMYELLKAVEPTASGSG